From one Thermithiobacillus tepidarius DSM 3134 genomic stretch:
- a CDS encoding dodecin family protein, with product MGDVVKVIEVLSQSDKSWEDAAAQAVERASKTLHNIKSIYIENFEAKVENNRIVEYRVNAKISFLLD from the coding sequence ATGGGCGATGTGGTGAAGGTCATCGAAGTGCTGTCCCAATCGGACAAAAGCTGGGAAGACGCCGCGGCGCAGGCCGTGGAGCGCGCGAGCAAGACCCTGCACAACATCAAATCGATCTACATCGAGAATTTCGAGGCCAAGGTCGAGAACAACCGCATCGTCGAGTACCGCGTCAATGCCAAGATCAGTTTTCTGCTGGATTAG
- a CDS encoding BON domain-containing protein — MSTQEEALKAVHAALERERRINLHQHPIEMQFENDDLVLAGEVGNIAAKKLALELAAAAPGVGGIVDRLRVVPAERMGDGAILDHVRDALLQEPELSICDIRVWEKGHEETIRETTVELACVIQISVADGVVTLDGQVDSWGRKRMAGALAWWVPGTRDVVNALEILPPEEDSDDEVTNAIQFLLEKDPFVNESQIRVTTRNYVVTLEGEVAKEKEKEMAEADAWFVFGVDKVVNRLQVQA; from the coding sequence ATGTCTACCCAGGAAGAGGCTTTGAAAGCGGTTCACGCGGCGCTTGAGCGTGAGCGTCGCATCAACCTGCATCAGCATCCCATCGAAATGCAGTTTGAAAATGACGACTTGGTGTTGGCGGGGGAGGTGGGGAACATTGCGGCCAAGAAGCTGGCGCTGGAGCTGGCCGCGGCTGCGCCCGGCGTCGGCGGCATCGTGGACCGGCTGCGTGTCGTGCCGGCCGAGCGCATGGGCGACGGTGCCATTCTCGACCACGTGCGCGATGCCCTGCTGCAAGAGCCCGAGCTGTCGATCTGCGACATCCGGGTCTGGGAAAAGGGGCACGAAGAAACTATCCGGGAAACCACCGTGGAGCTGGCCTGCGTCATCCAGATCAGCGTGGCGGACGGCGTGGTGACGCTGGATGGCCAAGTGGACAGCTGGGGGCGCAAGCGCATGGCCGGCGCTCTGGCCTGGTGGGTGCCGGGCACCCGGGACGTGGTCAACGCCCTGGAAATTCTGCCGCCCGAAGAGGACAGCGACGACGAGGTCACCAACGCCATCCAGTTCCTGCTGGAAAAGGATCCCTTCGTCAACGAAAGCCAGATCCGCGTTACCACCCGCAACTACGTGGTCACCCTGGAAGGGGAGGTGGCCAAGGAAAAGGAAAAGGAGATGGCCGAGGCGGATGCCTGGTTCGTCTTCGGAGTGGACAAGGTGGTCAATCGCCTGCAAGTGCAGGCGTGA
- a CDS encoding YMGG-like glycine zipper-containing protein codes for MNKTIMVLALSVLLGGCASVGGPGNERATNGAVGGAVAGGVLGAVVGNQSGNPRTGAAIGAATGALVGGGIGKARDEAARSAQCPPGYTCIPQCPPGYDCIPQRRW; via the coding sequence ATGAACAAAACAATTATGGTTTTGGCGCTGTCCGTCCTGCTGGGCGGCTGTGCTTCCGTCGGCGGCCCCGGCAATGAACGCGCCACCAATGGCGCCGTGGGCGGGGCGGTGGCGGGCGGCGTGCTGGGTGCGGTCGTGGGCAATCAGAGCGGCAACCCGCGCACCGGCGCGGCCATCGGCGCGGCCACGGGCGCGCTGGTGGGCGGCGGCATCGGCAAGGCGCGGGATGAGGCAGCCCGCAGTGCGCAGTGTCCGCCGGGCTACACCTGCATCCCTCAATGTCCGCCCGGCTACGACTGCATTCCGCAGCGCCGCTGGTAG
- a CDS encoding HDOD domain-containing protein, with protein MEKAEKLIKSIGIPAQPKLVLDIDDELKQAEPDIGKITGLISQDPALTAKIIRVVNSPFFGARKQVDSVKQALTILGLTHFKNVVIASALSEALKLDQRHSINEAFWNHSILAARIAAFIARRLFRNPAMENEAYIAGLFHDCAVPLLVQKFPDYLPLAPAALNQQPAADTLQAEERAYHTNHCAVGYLVAKSWHLPAAVCQAILFHHSPDVDIHADLPTRKLSACLLLAEHIDHSYAAMLSGAPADASPEAQGLAKALFELDLAPEDLRDLKEDAYEMLG; from the coding sequence TTGGAAAAAGCCGAAAAACTCATCAAAAGCATCGGCATCCCGGCGCAACCGAAACTGGTTTTGGACATCGACGATGAACTGAAGCAGGCGGAGCCGGACATCGGCAAGATCACCGGCCTGATCAGCCAGGACCCCGCCCTGACCGCCAAGATCATCCGGGTGGTCAACTCGCCCTTCTTCGGCGCCCGCAAGCAAGTGGACTCCGTCAAGCAGGCCTTGACCATCCTGGGACTGACCCATTTCAAGAACGTCGTCATCGCCTCGGCCCTCAGCGAAGCTCTCAAGCTGGATCAGCGCCACTCCATCAACGAGGCCTTCTGGAATCATTCCATCCTGGCCGCCAGGATCGCCGCCTTCATCGCCAGGCGCCTGTTCCGCAATCCCGCCATGGAAAACGAAGCCTACATCGCCGGCCTGTTCCATGACTGCGCTGTGCCGCTGCTGGTGCAGAAATTCCCGGACTACCTGCCTCTCGCACCGGCCGCCCTGAATCAGCAGCCCGCGGCCGACACGCTGCAGGCCGAGGAGCGGGCCTATCACACCAATCACTGCGCCGTGGGCTATCTGGTGGCCAAATCCTGGCATCTGCCCGCCGCTGTCTGCCAGGCCATTCTCTTCCACCACAGCCCGGACGTGGACATCCACGCGGATCTGCCGACCCGCAAGCTGAGCGCCTGCCTGCTGCTGGCGGAACACATCGATCACAGCTATGCCGCTATGCTGAGCGGTGCTCCCGCCGATGCGTCCCCGGAAGCCCAGGGCCTTGCCAAGGCGCTGTTCGAGCTGGATCTCGCTCCGGAAGACCTGAGGGATCTCAAGGAGGACGCTTACGAGATGTTGGGCTGA
- a CDS encoding putative PEP-binding protein: protein MTARPQRLQLQPFAPGCVRGVLRRAGDPGSNSLLILSAAALDRLTACPAGLIVVDGAPFSHAMIRLLGLGIPTVLATAAQAARLPEGAAALLDGATGLITLPPPAAALPGPPAAPAPGVAVSTADGATVELRASVADADGAARAVRHGAGGIGLVRSEFLLSASSQVPDAAAYRTALAALCQAARPLPVTVRLLDISPDKRPAWLKPLPGMAGPLGLQGVRLYGREPVCRAWRAEAAALAELARDFDLAVLIPFVTHPAEFRRWRREMEQALGSQHLPIGVMVETPAAALALPAWMELADFVAVGCNDLMQCLFAADRDQPELAPLLDPYAPALYRFLQMLARDAGEAVGRLQLCGLLPQYPKILPILLGLGFRIFSVEPVMIPFLARQVADTHIDRAACLADALCAARDAEQARRLLGLPASAA from the coding sequence ATGACGGCTCGCCCCCAGCGCCTGCAGCTCCAACCCTTCGCGCCCGGGTGCGTGCGCGGCGTACTGCGCCGCGCCGGGGATCCTGGCAGCAACAGCCTGCTGATACTGTCCGCCGCCGCCCTCGACCGCCTGACCGCATGCCCCGCCGGCTTGATCGTGGTCGATGGGGCGCCCTTTTCCCACGCGATGATCCGCCTTCTCGGCCTGGGCATCCCCACGGTGCTGGCCACGGCGGCACAGGCGGCGCGACTGCCCGAAGGCGCCGCGGCCTTGCTGGACGGCGCCACCGGCCTGATCACCCTGCCCCCGCCCGCCGCAGCGCTCCCCGGGCCGCCCGCCGCGCCCGCGCCGGGCGTCGCCGTCAGCACGGCGGATGGCGCGACAGTGGAGCTGCGCGCCAGCGTTGCCGATGCCGACGGCGCGGCCCGGGCCGTGCGCCACGGCGCCGGCGGGATCGGCCTGGTGCGTTCCGAATTCCTGTTGTCGGCAAGCTCCCAAGTACCCGATGCCGCCGCCTACCGCACCGCGCTGGCCGCCCTCTGCCAGGCCGCCCGCCCCCTCCCCGTGACCGTGCGCCTGCTCGACATCAGCCCCGACAAGCGCCCGGCCTGGCTGAAGCCGCTGCCGGGCATGGCCGGCCCACTCGGCCTGCAGGGCGTCCGCCTCTACGGACGCGAGCCGGTGTGCCGCGCCTGGCGCGCGGAAGCGGCCGCGCTGGCTGAGCTGGCGCGCGATTTCGATCTCGCCGTGCTCATCCCCTTCGTCACCCATCCGGCGGAGTTTCGCCGCTGGCGGCGGGAAATGGAGCAGGCGCTCGGATCGCAGCACCTGCCCATCGGCGTCATGGTGGAAACGCCGGCCGCCGCCCTGGCCTTGCCGGCATGGATGGAATTGGCGGATTTCGTGGCCGTCGGCTGCAACGACCTCATGCAGTGCCTCTTCGCCGCCGATCGGGACCAACCCGAGCTGGCGCCGCTGCTGGATCCCTACGCTCCGGCGCTATACCGATTTCTGCAGATGCTGGCCAGGGATGCCGGCGAAGCCGTCGGCCGCTTGCAGCTGTGCGGGCTGCTGCCCCAATACCCGAAGATCCTGCCCATTCTGCTGGGATTGGGCTTTCGGATCTTCTCGGTGGAACCGGTGATGATCCCCTTCCTGGCCCGGCAGGTGGCCGACACGCACATCGATCGCGCGGCGTGTCTGGCCGACGCCCTGTGTGCGGCGCGCGACGCGGAACAGGCGCGCCGGCTGCTGGGCCTGCCGGCAAGCGCGGCCTGA